The proteins below are encoded in one region of Flavobacterium nackdongense:
- a CDS encoding sulfatase family protein produces MKHFLVVLFAWFPIFILAQTQQTRPNILVIMLDDAGLDMSVYGSSYVKTPAFDKIAREGILFTKAYTPNAKCAPSRASILTGRNSWQLDAVANHYIYFPSKFKTFPEVLKENGYVTGHTGKGWSPGIALTATGEVRDLVGKSFDAKKTKSPTTEISVNDYSANFKDFLNQVPKGNPWNFWIGINEPHRGYEYQSGVKKGGKRLDMIKEVPKYFPDSTSVRHDLLDYAMELEYADSHVTRVLNELKATNQLENTLIIYTSDHGMPFPRVKGNQYENSNHIPMAIMWKGKILKPNRSADDYISFVDIAPTLLEVAGIDWKRSGMYPSPGKSLLNIFETNKSGTIDSDRNFVLVGQERHDPGRPNDQGYPVRGIHKDNMLLLHNYESDRWPACNPETGYLNVDKSPTKSLLINLRRSGVDKKFWQLSFGKRLDLEFYDIKKDPYCLNNLAYNSDYKKQLDELENFMNQKLMAQDDLRMQGYGYLYEQFPFTQYRNYYENYMNSKIGTLNWADPNDYEPTYIDNNGENLETVIRKKNTLQND; encoded by the coding sequence ATGAAACATTTTTTGGTTGTTTTATTTGCTTGGTTTCCCATTTTTATTCTAGCACAAACGCAACAAACCAGACCTAATATCTTAGTAATTATGCTTGACGATGCTGGTTTAGATATGAGTGTTTATGGAAGTTCTTATGTAAAAACCCCAGCATTTGATAAAATTGCAAGAGAAGGTATATTATTTACTAAAGCTTATACACCCAATGCGAAGTGTGCCCCATCAAGAGCTTCAATTTTAACAGGTAGAAACTCTTGGCAATTGGATGCTGTGGCTAATCATTATATTTATTTTCCATCAAAATTTAAAACTTTTCCTGAGGTTTTAAAGGAAAATGGATATGTCACAGGGCATACAGGTAAAGGATGGTCTCCCGGTATCGCACTAACAGCAACTGGGGAAGTTAGAGATTTAGTTGGGAAAAGCTTCGATGCAAAAAAAACGAAATCTCCAACCACTGAAATCTCAGTAAACGATTATAGTGCTAATTTTAAAGATTTTTTAAATCAAGTTCCAAAGGGAAATCCTTGGAATTTCTGGATAGGAATTAATGAACCCCACAGAGGTTATGAATATCAATCGGGTGTAAAAAAAGGTGGTAAACGACTGGATATGATAAAGGAAGTTCCTAAATATTTTCCTGATTCTACTTCAGTTCGACACGATTTACTTGATTATGCAATGGAATTGGAATATGCTGATAGCCATGTCACTAGGGTTTTAAATGAACTTAAAGCTACAAATCAATTAGAAAACACCCTCATAATTTACACCTCTGATCATGGAATGCCTTTTCCTCGTGTAAAGGGAAATCAATATGAAAATTCGAATCACATTCCTATGGCTATTATGTGGAAAGGTAAAATTTTGAAACCCAATAGAAGTGCAGATGATTATATTAGTTTTGTAGATATTGCTCCTACTTTATTGGAAGTTGCAGGTATAGATTGGAAACGTTCAGGAATGTATCCAAGCCCAGGCAAAAGTTTGCTAAATATTTTTGAAACTAATAAATCGGGAACGATTGATTCTGATCGAAATTTTGTTTTAGTTGGTCAAGAACGCCATGATCCTGGAAGACCAAATGACCAAGGCTATCCAGTGCGTGGAATACATAAAGACAATATGTTGCTTTTACATAATTATGAGTCAGATCGATGGCCAGCTTGCAATCCAGAAACAGGATATTTGAATGTAGATAAAAGCCCAACAAAATCTTTATTGATTAATTTGCGCCGTTCAGGAGTCGATAAAAAGTTTTGGCAGTTGAGTTTTGGTAAGCGCCTAGATTTAGAATTTTACGACATCAAAAAAGACCCTTATTGCCTCAATAATCTCGCTTACAATAGCGATTACAAAAAACAACTTGATGAATTAGAAAATTTCATGAATCAAAAGTTGATGGCTCAAGATGATTTACGAATGCAAGGTTACGGTTATTTATACGAACAATTTCCATTCACACAGTACAGAAATTATTATGAAAATTATATGAATAGCAAAATTGGAACTTTAAATTGGGCGGATCCCAATGATTATGAACCCACGTATATTGACAATAATGGCGAAAACTTAGAGACAGTAATTAGAAAGAAAAACACTTTACAAAACGATTAG
- a CDS encoding family 43 glycosylhydrolase, which produces MKKLINQSLLLFIIILFFSEAKAQENLGKLKEIKNHKNAVYLMQDIWMRDPFIELAPDGYYYLSCTRQNSNLNNEPGMQFYRSQDLVSWENLGIKWKAKDSDWGKMLIEKGKINDKEGMIWAPEIHFVNGKWVVVSTSNQGVSNLMISKGKQLEGPFDEPFGLNFGRHHDPAIFMDGKTPWLIDKCAEITQLKDDFSGFAGEAIKIGSSNRKMGHEGCYIVKIENKYVLFGTAWSTDIMRHGTYNLYYSTADKVTGPYNERKFAGRFLGHGTPFKDKNGNWWCTAFYNASKPVLSGNEAQQMDLTDTAYTINKQGLTLVPIEFKMIKGDVKVIVKDNNYATPGKEEVQKF; this is translated from the coding sequence ATGAAGAAATTAATAAATCAAAGCTTGTTATTGTTTATTATAATATTGTTTTTTAGTGAAGCTAAAGCACAAGAAAATTTAGGGAAATTAAAAGAAATAAAAAACCACAAGAATGCTGTTTATTTAATGCAGGACATTTGGATGCGTGACCCATTTATAGAACTTGCTCCTGATGGATATTACTATTTATCGTGTACCAGACAGAATAGCAATCTAAACAACGAACCCGGAATGCAGTTTTATCGAAGTCAGGATTTGGTTTCCTGGGAGAATTTAGGGATTAAATGGAAAGCAAAAGATTCAGACTGGGGGAAAATGCTTATTGAAAAAGGAAAGATAAATGATAAAGAAGGAATGATATGGGCTCCCGAAATTCATTTTGTAAATGGGAAATGGGTAGTTGTTTCAACTTCAAATCAAGGAGTATCAAATCTCATGATTTCAAAAGGAAAACAATTGGAAGGACCATTTGATGAACCTTTTGGACTTAATTTTGGAAGACATCATGACCCAGCTATTTTTATGGATGGTAAAACACCTTGGTTAATTGATAAATGTGCTGAAATTACCCAATTAAAAGATGATTTTAGTGGATTTGCTGGTGAGGCTATTAAAATTGGTTCTTCAAATAGAAAAATGGGACATGAAGGTTGTTATATCGTAAAGATAGAGAACAAATATGTTCTTTTTGGTACCGCTTGGAGTACTGATATCATGCGGCACGGAACGTATAATTTGTATTATTCAACAGCAGATAAAGTTACAGGCCCATATAATGAAAGAAAATTTGCTGGTCGTTTTTTAGGTCATGGTACGCCTTTTAAGGATAAAAACGGCAATTGGTGGTGTACTGCATTTTATAATGCGAGTAAGCCTGTTCTTTCAGGAAATGAAGCCCAGCAAATGGATTTAACAGATACCGCTTATACGATAAACAAACAAGGACTTACTCTCGTTCCTATTGAGTTTAAAATGATCAAAGGAGATGTTAAAGTGATTGTAAAGGATAATAATTATGCTACTCCTGGAAAAGAAGAAGTACAAAAATTTTAA
- a CDS encoding sulfatase-like hydrolase/transferase, which yields MKKINFLVLTLFFAIGCFSQNAIQNSEKVNINKPNIVFILSDDLSFRDVSAYGQKNYKTPNIDKLCLTSARFTQAYAAAPECAPSRGSFLSGKHVGHGPIRLNSSARGFEFLPKNTYTLAKMLQETGYKTGVVGKWGLGYKDDAGNPLKQGFDYHFGFLTHYEAHSYFPLVLYENNKEIHYPENKGMDIKPLYEKDRGNPDRIDFEKYYDQNGKLVYMNLAKAAYAPDLFDIKAAEFIHKNKKDPFFLWFATNLPHGPTIVDDFRQLKDRKDMDIQSREWGAMVQRLDISVGKLVDKLKEEGVYDNTIIIFASDNGYSMHNPTKGKGNKQNNGRPVWEDDPFLQNKGTFTGGKFTGLEGGMRIPFFIHMPKQDTPSVISEPVWLVDLFPTFASVSNSKPINGLDGYNLIPLMNGDRNSIPKDRFMYFTRKDEQAVRQGPWFAYRSHPKQDLELYLIEEDQLINVNLASQYPQISAAMKTIIEREQVPAEWYWNPGDTQDIFNQKVKKAKETGQLIKNYRPNNIKLMPWETE from the coding sequence ATGAAAAAAATAAATTTTCTAGTGCTGACACTGTTTTTTGCTATAGGTTGTTTTAGTCAAAATGCTATTCAAAACAGTGAAAAAGTAAATATAAACAAACCCAACATTGTTTTTATTTTATCAGATGATTTAAGTTTTAGAGATGTCAGTGCCTATGGTCAAAAAAATTACAAGACACCTAATATCGATAAGTTGTGTTTGACTTCAGCGCGATTTACACAAGCTTATGCAGCAGCTCCTGAATGTGCTCCTTCTAGAGGGTCTTTCCTTTCTGGTAAGCATGTGGGACACGGACCTATTCGATTGAATAGCAGTGCTCGTGGTTTCGAATTCTTACCGAAAAATACCTATACCCTTGCTAAAATGCTACAGGAAACTGGCTATAAAACTGGAGTGGTTGGAAAATGGGGACTAGGTTATAAAGATGATGCCGGAAACCCCTTAAAGCAAGGATTTGACTATCATTTTGGCTTCTTGACCCATTATGAAGCACATTCCTATTTCCCTTTAGTCTTATATGAAAATAATAAAGAAATCCATTATCCTGAAAATAAAGGAATGGACATTAAACCTTTGTATGAGAAAGACCGTGGTAATCCTGATCGTATTGATTTTGAAAAATATTACGATCAAAATGGTAAATTGGTTTACATGAATTTAGCCAAGGCGGCTTATGCCCCAGATTTATTTGATATTAAAGCAGCTGAATTCATTCATAAAAATAAAAAAGATCCTTTCTTTCTTTGGTTTGCAACCAACTTACCTCATGGACCAACTATTGTTGATGATTTTCGACAGTTGAAAGATCGAAAAGATATGGACATTCAATCTCGAGAATGGGGAGCAATGGTACAGCGATTGGATATTTCAGTTGGTAAACTGGTCGATAAACTAAAGGAAGAAGGCGTTTATGATAATACGATTATCATTTTTGCTTCGGATAATGGGTATTCAATGCACAATCCTACCAAAGGAAAAGGAAATAAGCAGAATAACGGAAGGCCTGTTTGGGAAGACGATCCTTTTTTACAAAACAAAGGGACATTTACTGGTGGAAAATTCACTGGTTTAGAAGGAGGAATGCGTATTCCATTCTTTATTCATATGCCCAAACAAGACACTCCAAGTGTAATCAGTGAACCTGTATGGCTTGTCGATTTGTTTCCCACTTTTGCCTCTGTTTCAAATTCAAAACCTATCAATGGGTTGGATGGCTATAATTTAATTCCACTTATGAATGGTGATAGAAATTCAATTCCAAAAGATCGATTCATGTATTTTACCAGAAAAGATGAGCAAGCGGTTCGCCAAGGGCCTTGGTTTGCGTATCGTTCGCATCCTAAACAGGATTTAGAATTGTATTTGATTGAAGAAGATCAGTTGATCAATGTCAATTTGGCAAGTCAGTATCCGCAAATTAGTGCTGCAATGAAGACCATAATCGAAAGAGAACAAGTACCAGCTGAGTGGTACTGGAACCCTGGCGACACACAAGATATTTTTAATCAAAAGGTTAAAAAGGCTAAGGAAACAGGTCAGTTAATAAAGAATTACCGACCGAATAATATTAAGCTAATGCCTTGGGAAACCGAATAA
- a CDS encoding glycoside hydrolase family 43 protein: MRNKVLFLGLLVVYLNVACNEIKSQKLIDQQKSFTYMNPISKGIDENGLRDCQVFRDGDYWYMTGTSYPHWARQEKNGQLNKGVVLYKSKDLTNWEFVKYIVKAGDQTKWYHRRFWAPEIQKIQGKYYALFNCNNDELGFPGQHPGYAVADHIEGPYKIVTESKPLCDGNDLTFFEDKDGKVWAFWNRGREFGIGFAQIDLAAGIFLTEPKSAIKPSPVDYDYDQNGEVLKVPGYDGRLIPKVKKYHDWDAIGIEGAYVIENNGTYYLFYSSWTRGYEIGYATATSIQGPWEKNERNPFYGAQSKKTCIKNGFEYTGDAKNPFNQVGHNAIFKGPDGRFWLSCHGIIPSDNDEKPFLVIDPIWFDEQGRVQSNGPTYTEQNVKLHN, encoded by the coding sequence ATGAGAAATAAAGTATTGTTTTTAGGTCTATTGGTAGTGTATTTGAACGTGGCTTGTAATGAAATTAAGTCGCAGAAATTGATCGATCAGCAGAAAAGTTTTACCTATATGAATCCCATCAGCAAAGGTATAGATGAGAATGGATTAAGAGATTGTCAGGTTTTTCGTGATGGAGATTATTGGTACATGACCGGGACTTCCTATCCGCATTGGGCTCGGCAAGAAAAAAACGGGCAGTTGAACAAAGGAGTGGTTTTGTATAAATCGAAAGATTTAACCAACTGGGAATTTGTAAAATATATTGTTAAAGCAGGGGATCAAACGAAATGGTACCATCGAAGATTTTGGGCTCCAGAGATTCAGAAAATTCAAGGTAAGTATTATGCACTATTCAATTGTAATAATGATGAGCTAGGATTTCCTGGACAACATCCAGGTTATGCAGTTGCAGATCATATAGAGGGACCTTACAAAATAGTGACAGAGAGTAAACCATTATGTGATGGAAATGATTTAACTTTTTTTGAAGACAAGGATGGAAAAGTTTGGGCTTTTTGGAACAGAGGCAGAGAATTTGGAATCGGTTTTGCGCAAATCGATTTGGCTGCGGGAATTTTTTTAACAGAGCCCAAAAGCGCCATCAAACCAAGCCCAGTTGATTATGATTACGATCAAAATGGCGAAGTGCTAAAAGTACCAGGATATGATGGAAGACTAATTCCTAAAGTAAAAAAATATCACGATTGGGATGCTATTGGTATCGAAGGGGCTTATGTAATTGAGAATAACGGTACTTATTATTTATTTTATTCCAGTTGGACTCGGGGTTACGAAATTGGTTATGCCACTGCAACATCAATTCAAGGACCTTGGGAAAAAAACGAGCGCAACCCTTTTTATGGAGCACAAAGTAAAAAGACTTGTATAAAAAACGGATTTGAATATACAGGAGATGCTAAAAATCCTTTTAATCAGGTTGGGCATAACGCAATATTTAAAGGCCCTGATGGACGATTTTGGTTGTCATGTCATGGAATTATTCCATCGGATAATGATGAAAAACCTTTTTTGGTAATTGACCCTATTTGGTTTGATGAACAAGGAAGAGTACAATCTAATGGACCAACTTATACGGAGCAAAATGTAAAACTGCACAATTAA
- a CDS encoding sulfatase has translation MKNKKILIYSFLVLFLAIGSFAQKTKKESKLPQKKYNVLFIAVDDLNDWVGFLDGNPQTLTPNMDRLAKQSMVFDRAYCTASVCNPSRAAILSGLKPSTTKIYGNGDKAFDLPIFKDTQMLPQYFAANGYETFSRGKIYHTPATGKETWANWENISGNYGKAVKKEGLMANGIPKGEMDDNMDWYATEQKTEDTPDYLNAKWAAEKLAGDFEKPFFIACGIFRPHLEWNVPKEFYDKFPLDKIVLPSVLETDLDDVGDKAKPSKDYLTIKKYGKQKEVVQAYLACVNYADYCIGQMLDALEKSKYKDNTIVVLWGDHGWHLGEKLRYKKFTLWEEACRVPLIIKAPNVTTPGSRSGRTVNLLDLYPTLIELTGLPKNEKNEGISIVPILKNPKVAWDHPSLTQMGEGRNTIRTEKWRYIRYNDNSEELYNHENDALEWVNLANKPEYATIKAEMSKKMDVILKK, from the coding sequence ATGAAAAATAAAAAAATATTAATTTACAGCTTTCTAGTACTCTTTTTGGCTATAGGTTCCTTTGCACAAAAAACTAAAAAAGAATCTAAACTACCTCAAAAAAAATACAATGTTTTGTTCATTGCTGTCGATGATTTGAATGACTGGGTCGGTTTTTTGGATGGTAATCCACAAACACTGACTCCAAATATGGATCGATTGGCTAAGCAGAGTATGGTGTTTGATCGCGCCTATTGCACAGCTTCTGTATGTAATCCTTCCAGAGCGGCAATACTATCAGGATTGAAACCTTCCACAACCAAGATTTATGGAAATGGGGATAAAGCTTTTGATTTACCAATTTTTAAAGACACACAAATGTTGCCTCAATACTTTGCTGCCAATGGGTATGAGACTTTTTCAAGAGGGAAAATTTACCATACTCCGGCAACTGGAAAAGAAACGTGGGCAAATTGGGAAAATATTAGTGGAAATTATGGAAAAGCAGTCAAAAAAGAAGGTTTGATGGCCAATGGCATTCCTAAAGGAGAGATGGACGATAATATGGATTGGTATGCTACAGAACAAAAAACAGAAGATACTCCAGATTATCTTAATGCGAAATGGGCTGCTGAAAAATTAGCCGGGGATTTCGAAAAACCATTCTTCATAGCTTGTGGAATCTTTAGACCTCATCTAGAATGGAATGTTCCAAAAGAATTTTACGACAAATTCCCATTAGATAAAATAGTACTTCCATCGGTATTGGAAACCGATTTGGATGACGTTGGAGACAAAGCCAAACCTAGTAAAGATTATCTAACTATAAAAAAATATGGAAAACAAAAAGAAGTTGTTCAAGCTTATTTAGCCTGTGTCAATTATGCTGACTATTGTATTGGTCAAATGTTGGATGCTCTAGAGAAAAGTAAGTATAAAGACAATACTATTGTTGTATTATGGGGTGATCACGGTTGGCATTTAGGAGAAAAATTGCGCTACAAAAAATTTACTCTTTGGGAAGAAGCGTGTCGAGTGCCCTTAATTATTAAAGCTCCTAATGTTACCACTCCAGGCAGTAGAAGTGGTAGAACAGTTAATTTATTGGACTTATATCCTACACTGATAGAATTGACAGGTTTGCCAAAAAATGAAAAGAATGAGGGTATTAGTATTGTTCCAATATTAAAAAATCCAAAAGTGGCATGGGATCATCCTTCATTAACTCAAATGGGTGAAGGGAGAAATACGATACGAACAGAAAAATGGCGATACATTAGATACAATGATAATTCAGAGGAACTATACAACCATGAAAATGATGCTTTAGAATGGGTTAATTTAGCCAATAAACCCGAATATGCAACCATAAAAGCAGAGATGTCTAAAAAGATGGATGTTATTTTAAAAAAATAA